TTGGGGCGAGTGGGTTTGGCGGTTAGGCTGTCAACGCTTATCGGCATGCTTCTCGTGATGTACTTGTTGTCGCTGGTTACTGGGGGTTTCGTGTTACTCGCTAATGCTGTTGTCGTCCGTGCGGTCTCCGAGCCTTACATTCCGCTAGCACTCCGCCTGGCTCTACTCGCGCTAGTCTCTGCCTGGGGTTTGCCACCCCTCGTCCGTGTGTTGCGCGTACGGCGGATGAGGTGGCACGAGTCGTTGGTCACGGGTGTCATTACGGCCTTGTATGCCGCTGCTCTCGTAGCCGCGTTCGCCTATGATGCTGTGCTGGGCCTTGTGACTGGCGCTACGCTCCTCGCGAGGGTGTCTCTCGTCGCCCAGAGGGGGGATAGGCGTAGGGCGGCGCTGGAGGCGGGCCTGTTCACGCTGCTCGCCGTAACCCTCATACTCGTGAAGCTCTATGTGCCCGTGGCGTCTGCGAGACTCCTGGAGGAGGTTAGGCTCGGGGAGCCCATCGACGTCAATGGGCTCTATCGTTTCATACCCCTGATGACAGCCTACGTCTACGCTCTCGACCGGATACAGTTGCCCACCCACACGGTGTACGCGGAGGACAGCTACGTCTACTACATCGGCAACCATAGCGTCTACAACTGGATTATAGAGCCCGAGGGCTTCTGGAACCAGTTGACCCGGTCGCCGCGCGGCATCATCCTCGTCTATGGCGACTCGTATCCCCCGCGCGTCGAGATAGTCGAGAGGAGGCTGGAGTGGGGTCTCCGTAATGCACGGTTCAACGGCCTCTATATCGACACGCTGATACGCCGCGTCGTGCTCGCGGCAGGGCTGGCTCTCAGGCCCATACCCGAGAATAACATGGAGGTGTATCTCGACGGCAGGGTGTACATCCTTATACCGCTCGAGTCGTGGATAAGAGGCCCGCTCGAGACCATACCCGTGCTGGCGGGCTACGCGGTGGTCAACGAGAAGGGTAGCATCGAGGTTCTCTCCCCGGAGGAGGTTGCAGAGCGCTTCCCGTTCATACCGCTCCTGCCCGAGGCGATAGCAAGAGCGTGGGTCGAAACCCTACGCTACAAGCCAGGCTTCCTACAGGTATACCTCTACCACAACACGTTCGAAGTGCGCGATGTGGGTACCAATCCCCAGCCCTACCTGACGCTCGACACCCGCGGCAGGCAATGGTGGGTTTTCGTGGCCGAGCCACCAGGCCGAACATACAGCGCCAAGTACATAATCTACGTGGCGGCTAACGAGACGAGCCCGAGGATACGCGTCTATGAGCTACCGAAGCCCGTCGTAGGCGTTAGCATGGTAGAGAGCTACGTTAAGCAGGCGCACCCGGTTTTCGACTGGGAGCAGCTCAGCATAGAGGAGCCTATACCAGCTGTCATCGGGGGCAGGGTATACTGGAAGGTCACGGTAACCACGCGGGACTACCGCGGCCTCGTCTCGGTGGACATCGTAGACGCTGAGACCACGAGAGTATACAGCCTACAACCAAGGCACCACATAGCCTACCTCGACGCCCTCAAACTCATAATGGGTGAGCTAGGCGCAAAGCAACCGACCGAGAAGAGCAGTAAGGACATACTTGATAGGATAGGAGAGCTAGAGGAGAAGATCAAGAGGGTGAGGGAGGAGCTAGACAAGATACTAGAGGAGCTAGAGGAGATCAAGGAGACGCTGCTAAACGAGACGCTAGGTCAACGCTAGACGAGCAGTCTAAGCCGGGTAGCGCACCGGGCACACCAACTAGGACTATACCTGTACCGAGGGCTATGCATACTCGTCACCCCGAGGCACACAAGGCGCCAGGTGGCGAAGTCAACACCTCCCCCACGGTTATCCTGACTCTCGGGGACGGTAGGCGCGTTACTCTGGTTGCTACGGCACCGCGCGCTGGACGCGAGAGAAGCTACTCACGTACGTGTCACTCGCTCGTGCTAAGAGCGCGCTAAAAACCCACATATACACGATGGGCATTTTGAAATACCAGAGTTATGGTATAAGCCCGGTGGTATAGGGTGCAGGTCTATGACCCATACTGATAGCCTACCTGGCTTGCATGATAGTGGGGTGGGGCATGGTCTCCTGGCGGATGGTTTAGAGGAGTTGAGGAGAGCTGCGTTTCTGCTCGTGATATCCACGTTGCTCGGGATTGTGGGGTTGATCGGCATCCGGGATCTCATCGTCAAGTTATACTTTGACCTCTTGGACTGGTATCGTAGCAACCTATGGCCCGCCTGGGACGGGAAGCACGTCGAGGTGGACATAGGTGTTGACGTCTTTGTCTTTCTTGCCTTGCTTCTTGCCGCTAAGGTCACGGGCTTCATGGCTGTCTGGAGGCATTTGACTCGTTCTATAGCTCTCCTCGCTGGCTTTGAGCCCGTGGCGCTCCACACGCCGGAGATGCTTGTGAGGCTCGGCTACCGCTATGGTGTCGCTCTCGACCTGGTAGCATCGCTGATTGTGGTTGCTGGTCTCGTCTCTTGGCTAGTCTGGTCGAACCTGGAGACTCTCCTAGCTCTACTCTCTGTAACCATCTCGCTACAAGTGTTGAGCAACGTACTCGTACTAGCGGGGTATATTGGCGTCGTCATGGCTTGTTATAGGCTCGGCGGCATCCTAGGAGAGACAAGGTTCACAGTGGCAGCCGTACTCTTCGCGGTTGCGATACTCTTGTCGCTGGTGGGTCTCGGTGGCATCTTCGACCTTGCAGCGTGGCTGATGGTGTACACGGCAAGCGCGTCAGCCCTCAGCCGGCTAGATGCCATGCAGGCACGTTAGCGCCTCGTACCCAACTACACGTCGTGCAACAGCTGTCATCTTTCGCGTTCATCGACATACGGCACGGCTGGTATGGAGTTGAGCCGGGTTGTAGCCGGATATACTCGCGTCGAGCATCGTATCTGGGGTCTGAGCGTGGTTAGAGTGCCTAGCGAGTGGCTCGAGAAAGCCAAGTTCTTCTACGAGCGTGCACGGAGCGACCTCGAGCAGGGCGTCTACTGGGCTGCTTGCTTTGAGGCCCACCAGTCCGTGGAGCTTATCCTCAAGGGGCTACAAGTGGCTATCATCGGCGTCCACGAGTTTACTCATGATCTTGTGCGTTTGCTGCGCGGGTTGCAGGAGGCGGGACTAGAGGTACCAGAGGAGCTTATCGTATACGCGGATGCGCTCACCCCTCATTATACCATGGCGCGGTATCCGGGTAGGAAACCCGTGGTTTACGACGAGGATGCGGGGAGGAGGTGCGTAGAGTATGCGAGGAGGCTGTGGGAGTGGGCGGAAAGCGTGGCCAAAGATCCTTAAGAGTATAAAGCCGAGCGACGAGGACCTCATGTTGTTCGTCGAGAGGGTTAGGGAGCGACACCCCCGCTCGGCGATACTACTCTTCGGTTCGAGGGCGAGAGGCGACAACCTACCATACAGCGATTATGACGTGGCGGTGATACTGGAGCGTGTAGAGGATAGGCTCCGAGAGGCTGAGGAGCTCGCGAAGCTCAAGCCGAGCAGGCTCCCACTAGACCTTGTGGTGCTGGAGCTTGATGA
The Pyrolobus fumarii 1A DNA segment above includes these coding regions:
- a CDS encoding HEPN domain-containing protein — translated: MELSRVVAGYTRVEHRIWGLSVVRVPSEWLEKAKFFYERARSDLEQGVYWAACFEAHQSVELILKGLQVAIIGVHEFTHDLVRLLRGLQEAGLEVPEELIVYADALTPHYTMARYPGRKPVVYDEDAGRRCVEYARRLWEWAESVAKDP
- a CDS encoding nucleotidyltransferase domain-containing protein, whose product is MRGGCGSGRKAWPKILKSIKPSDEDLMLFVERVRERHPRSAILLFGSRARGDNLPYSDYDVAVILERVEDRLREAEELAKLKPSRLPLDLVVLELDDLRDPLIAKMLTPCKVLYDGLGLGELPCTETVSSEKKDTRTK
- a CDS encoding DUF973 family protein; the encoded protein is MTHTDSLPGLHDSGVGHGLLADGLEELRRAAFLLVISTLLGIVGLIGIRDLIVKLYFDLLDWYRSNLWPAWDGKHVEVDIGVDVFVFLALLLAAKVTGFMAVWRHLTRSIALLAGFEPVALHTPEMLVRLGYRYGVALDLVASLIVVAGLVSWLVWSNLETLLALLSVTISLQVLSNVLVLAGYIGVVMACYRLGGILGETRFTVAAVLFAVAILLSLVGLGGIFDLAAWLMVYTASASALSRLDAMQAR